One part of the Alosa alosa isolate M-15738 ecotype Scorff River chromosome 4, AALO_Geno_1.1, whole genome shotgun sequence genome encodes these proteins:
- the mgll gene encoding monoglyceride lipase isoform X1: MNETKTMNVFATCMLVAVVSCWLSSDVLILLRDYITETLNSPAMPEPGTPRRSPQGIPYDDLPHIINADGQHLFCRYWEPEVPPRALVFVAHGAGEHCGAYNDVAQSLTKHLLLLFAHDHVGHGQSEGERMNVKDFQIFIRDSLQHISIMRERHPNLPVFIIGHSMGGAISILTACERPQDFAGVVLIAPMVQMNPESATPFRVFLAKLLCHMMPNLSLGTIQSKWVSRDPKQVAAYDADELNYHGGLKVSFGMQLMEAANRIQRLIPDITWPFLLLHGDVDKLCDISGSQLMYDQAKSSDKTLKIYEGAYHALHHDLPDIAEATLKELTAWILERLPAPSV, translated from the exons ATGAATGAAACTAAGACAATGAACGTCTTCGCCACCTGTATGCTGGTTGCCGTGGTATCATGCTGGCTCAGCTCCGATGTCCTGATCCTCCTGCGGGACTATATTACAGAAACGTTGAATAGCCCTGCCATGCCAGAGCCAGGGACGCCGCGACGGAGTCCGCAAGGTATCCCCTACGACGACCTGCCGCACATAATCAACGCGGACGGACAGCATTTATTCTGTCGCTACTGGGAGCCGGAAGTCCCTCCAAG GGCGCTAGTGTTCGTGGCACATGGAGCTGGAGAGCATTGTGGGGCCTACAATGACGTGGCCCAGTCACTCACCAAacatttgctgctgctgttcGCTCATGACCACG tgggTCACGGTCAGAGCGAGGGAGAGCGGATGAATGTTAAagattttcagattttcatCAGAGACTCTCTGCAACACATCAGCATCATGAGAGAGCGCCATCCCAACCTGCCCGTCTTCATCATAGGCCACTCTATG ggTGGGGCTATCTCTATTCTCACCGCATGTGAGAGGCCACAGGACTTTGCCGGCGTTGTCCTCATTGCCCCTATGGTGCAGATGAACCCAGAGTCCGCCACTCCTTttagg GTGTTTTTGGCTAAACTGCTGTGTCACATGATGCCCAATCTCTCTTTAGGCACCATTCAGTCCAAATGGGTCTCCAGAGACCCCAAACAG GTGGCGGCCTACGACGCTGATGAGTTGAATTACCATGGTGGGTTGAAAGTCTCCTTTGGAATGCAGCTCATGGAGGCAGCTAATCGCATTCAGCGCCTTATTCCTGACATCACTTGgccctttcttcttctccatGGTGATGTTGACAAACTGTGTGACATCAGTGGCTCCCAGTTAATGTACGACCAGGCCAAGAGCTCTGACAAGACACTGAAG ATATATGAGGGAGCATACCATGCTCTCCACCACGACCTCCCAGACATCGCTGAGGCCACTCTCAAGGAGCTCACTGCCTGGATCTTGGAGCGTCTGCCTGCTCCCTCAGTGTAG
- the mgll gene encoding monoglyceride lipase isoform X2 gives MPEPGTPRRSPQGIPYDDLPHIINADGQHLFCRYWEPEVPPRALVFVAHGAGEHCGAYNDVAQSLTKHLLLLFAHDHVGHGQSEGERMNVKDFQIFIRDSLQHISIMRERHPNLPVFIIGHSMGGAISILTACERPQDFAGVVLIAPMVQMNPESATPFRVFLAKLLCHMMPNLSLGTIQSKWVSRDPKQVAAYDADELNYHGGLKVSFGMQLMEAANRIQRLIPDITWPFLLLHGDVDKLCDISGSQLMYDQAKSSDKTLKIYEGAYHALHHDLPDIAEATLKELTAWILERLPAPSV, from the exons ATGCCAGAGCCAGGGACGCCGCGACGGAGTCCGCAAGGTATCCCCTACGACGACCTGCCGCACATAATCAACGCGGACGGACAGCATTTATTCTGTCGCTACTGGGAGCCGGAAGTCCCTCCAAG GGCGCTAGTGTTCGTGGCACATGGAGCTGGAGAGCATTGTGGGGCCTACAATGACGTGGCCCAGTCACTCACCAAacatttgctgctgctgttcGCTCATGACCACG tgggTCACGGTCAGAGCGAGGGAGAGCGGATGAATGTTAAagattttcagattttcatCAGAGACTCTCTGCAACACATCAGCATCATGAGAGAGCGCCATCCCAACCTGCCCGTCTTCATCATAGGCCACTCTATG ggTGGGGCTATCTCTATTCTCACCGCATGTGAGAGGCCACAGGACTTTGCCGGCGTTGTCCTCATTGCCCCTATGGTGCAGATGAACCCAGAGTCCGCCACTCCTTttagg GTGTTTTTGGCTAAACTGCTGTGTCACATGATGCCCAATCTCTCTTTAGGCACCATTCAGTCCAAATGGGTCTCCAGAGACCCCAAACAG GTGGCGGCCTACGACGCTGATGAGTTGAATTACCATGGTGGGTTGAAAGTCTCCTTTGGAATGCAGCTCATGGAGGCAGCTAATCGCATTCAGCGCCTTATTCCTGACATCACTTGgccctttcttcttctccatGGTGATGTTGACAAACTGTGTGACATCAGTGGCTCCCAGTTAATGTACGACCAGGCCAAGAGCTCTGACAAGACACTGAAG ATATATGAGGGAGCATACCATGCTCTCCACCACGACCTCCCAGACATCGCTGAGGCCACTCTCAAGGAGCTCACTGCCTGGATCTTGGAGCGTCTGCCTGCTCCCTCAGTGTAG